The following are encoded together in the Burkholderiaceae bacterium DAT-1 genome:
- a CDS encoding ParA family protein, giving the protein MTVIAVFNQKGGVGKTTTSANLASAMARNGYDPLAIDLDPQAHLTAMSGLTLKSKQTIVSHFQDGASLTDLVHRLPNGVNLIASHMELAKVDMMLGNNRRDLRRLRKAMQDEMLSGSGTPIIIDCCPMLGVLSLSALIAADAVLVPVTAEYLAMNGAHQLDQTLSGLTSMGLYRPRKVFVNRYQRGHPTSERVANELSKRYGKDFCKTRVFESMSVLEGVGHNQDVFSYAPDSEGAEDFSYLLDELIESRFIKIKR; this is encoded by the coding sequence ATGACTGTCATTGCCGTTTTCAATCAGAAGGGTGGCGTGGGTAAGACCACGACTTCCGCCAATCTGGCATCTGCCATGGCTCGCAATGGTTATGACCCGCTCGCGATCGACCTCGATCCGCAGGCTCATCTGACTGCGATGTCAGGCCTCACGCTAAAATCGAAACAAACAATTGTTTCTCACTTTCAGGATGGCGCTTCACTGACCGATCTGGTTCACCGCCTACCTAACGGGGTGAACTTGATTGCGTCCCATATGGAGCTCGCCAAAGTCGATATGATGCTGGGGAATAATCGGCGTGATCTGAGAAGGCTGAGAAAGGCCATGCAGGATGAAATGCTGTCTGGCAGCGGTACACCGATTATCATTGACTGCTGCCCTATGCTGGGCGTGCTCTCGCTGTCGGCATTGATTGCCGCTGATGCAGTGCTTGTCCCTGTGACGGCTGAATATCTGGCCATGAACGGGGCGCATCAGCTGGATCAAACCCTCAGCGGCCTGACCAGCATGGGTTTATATCGTCCGCGCAAGGTCTTTGTAAATCGATATCAGCGTGGCCACCCGACCAGCGAACGCGTGGCCAATGAGCTTTCAAAGCGATACGGCAAGGATTTTTGCAAAACAAGAGTCTTCGAAAGTATGAGCGTACTCGAAGGTGTTGGACACAATCAGGACGTATTCAGTTATGCTCCTGACTCAGAAGGAGCGGAAGATTTTTCCTATCTGCTCGACGAGTTAATAGAGTCGAGGTTTATCAAGATCAAGAGGTGA